CAGGCGACGCAAATTGTCCTGCAGCACCTGATAATTTGCGTCGGACGGATCTTCTTCGACCACGGTCACGATCGTTGCCGGGTCAACGAACCGCGCCAGATCGTCAATGTGACCGTCCGTGTCGTCTCCGACGATCCCCTCGCCGAGCCAGAGGATGTTCGTCACACCAAGATACTCGCGCAGACACTGTTCAATCTGGCATCGCGTCAGATGCGGATTACGGTTGGGATTCAGCAAACAGGATTCCGTTGTGAGCAGTGTTCCGTGACCGTTAACTTCAATCGAGCCGCCTTCCAACACAACCCCGGGCGAAAAAAGCGGGAGTTGCCTCAAATACGCGACGTGCTGAGGAATGACATCATCGAGATCGAAGGGCGGGTATTTGCCGCCCCACGCATTGTATCCCCAGTCAACGATGGCGCGGTCGCGGACACCGTAGTTGTCACGCACCAGGAATATCGGGCCATGATCGCGGCACCACGGTTCGTAGGCGGGGAAATGGTGAAACAGCACCTGCTCGACGGGCGTGTTGTTTTCGGCGAGCAACCCGCGCACCCAGGCTTCCATTTCAGCGTCCCAGACACTGATGTTTACCTCCTCAACGGCAGCGAGCTGCTGGATCAGTTTCGAATAAACCGGCGGCACGGCGAAGTATCTGTCCGGAAAACTGATCCCGTCCGGTCGCGGCCAGGTCAGCCAGGTGCCGGCGTGGGGTTCCCATTCCGCAGGCATGCGAAAGCCCAGTTGAGCGGGTGTGGGTGTGTCGCTCATCGCGTCACGACGTCAGGGCAATCGTTGTCCCCAGGCTGCCTCCATGAGCCGGTACCATTCGTCCCGGGTCAGCTCGATTTCCGTTGCGTTGATCGCGTCGCGGATACGTTCGGCATGAGTGGAACCGACGATGGGGACGATTCCAGACGGATGCTTCAGCAGCCAGGCCAGCGCGGCGACGGCGCGGGTGACGCCGCGTTCGCGCGCCACCAGATCGAGGGTTTCGCGTACGCGTATGCGGTGCGCGTGATCGGGCGTTTGCAGGTCGATCGGACCGTTGTCCGCGAGCCGTCCGGCCGCCAGGGGACTCCACGCCATCGGCGTCACCTGCTCTTGCAGGCACTGGTCAAGCGTCCCGTCGTGAAAGCAGTCCAGCTTCATTAAACTGATTTCGACCTGGTTTGCGATTAGCGGCATCGGACACGCCTTTTGCAGCGCCGAAAACTGTGACGGCCGGAAGTTGCTCGCGCCAAACTCGCGGACCTTTCCATCCTTTTTCAACCGGGCAAACGCGCTGGCAACCTCTTCGGGTCCGCCGATGTAGTCGGGCCGGTGCAATTCGTAAAGATCGATGGTTTCCACGCCAAGGCGTTTGAGCGACTGCTCACACGACCCGAGGATGTGATCGGAGGAGAAATCGTAGCGATAAGGCG
The nucleotide sequence above comes from Candidatus Angelobacter sp.. Encoded proteins:
- a CDS encoding agmatine deiminase family protein; protein product: MSDTPTPAQLGFRMPAEWEPHAGTWLTWPRPDGISFPDRYFAVPPVYSKLIQQLAAVEEVNISVWDAEMEAWVRGLLAENNTPVEQVLFHHFPAYEPWCRDHGPIFLVRDNYGVRDRAIVDWGYNAWGGKYPPFDLDDVIPQHVAYLRQLPLFSPGVVLEGGSIEVNGHGTLLTTESCLLNPNRNPHLTRCQIEQCLREYLGVTNILWLGEGIVGDDTDGHIDDLARFVDPATIVTVVEEDPSDANYQVLQDNLRRLRGMRDQSGNMFRIVQLPMPGVIEYQGQRLPASYANFYIANGIVIVPTFRDPNDSEALTILRRVFPRRRVIGIDSTDLIWGLGSFHCISQQEPA
- a CDS encoding aldo/keto reductase gives rise to the protein MQSVQLGKSSLTSSRLAYGCWRIAGTSEAAKVTPEAETAGRNAVLAAFEAGYTLFDLADIYCEGACERIFGRALKEARGMRKRVLIATKCGIRRKGDPNPDSPYRYDFSSDHILGSCEQSLKRLGVETIDLYELHRPDYIGGPEEVASAFARLKKDGKVREFGASNFRPSQFSALQKACPMPLIANQVEISLMKLDCFHDGTLDQCLQEQVTPMAWSPLAAGRLADNGPIDLQTPDHAHRIRVRETLDLVARERGVTRAVAALAWLLKHPSGIVPIVGSTHAERIRDAINATEIELTRDEWYRLMEAAWGQRLP